In Oscarella lobularis chromosome 5, ooOscLobu1.1, whole genome shotgun sequence, the genomic window AACGGAGAGAGCGGCTAAAATCTTCTCACTTTTGAACAACGCGCAATGGAAGATATTCCGGGTTTCTACTCTTTAACAATTTATTAAAAAGAACGTGAATCTGTGCAGGcagaaaaataaaacgcAGAGTCATCCCAACCGATATCCCCTCTCTTGCCTGATTCAATTTCCCATAGACGTCAATGAGCGAAGATACGAAATCAAGAAGCAGGCCATTCTACATAGAAGACTTGCAAGCGAATGCAACACACAAAATATGTACTGTAGATACGATCGTTTGTGGATCTAGACACTTCTCCCAGCACTTGGTCACACAATCCTCAACAGTACAGTGATCCAATTCAATCAGCGCCTGAAGACAAGCATACTGAAATTGATTTCCTTGCACCCACCTAAAAGTTCATGCTGAAAGCAGTACcccaagaaaaattttaCAGAGGCGAGGTTGCCTAACTTTAGTTTAGTAAGAGGTCTGGCCCACGCGAGACTAGTAATTGAAAATGTTGGGAAACTGAGTTTTTACTTGTTAAATCTGGCGGTAAACTGTAAAAAGGAAGTTCCTTTGCCTATGAAGTCTGAAGGTTTGGATAAAGGACTGCTATAGTCGTGGATTTGGGCGAAGGGCCCCCCCCTTGGGGGTAAAAGCTTACAGACTCGTCGTTTGACCGCGAGAAGCtcaaaaacgcgtcttctcGCATAGAGAACTTTAAACGTAGCTAGACTATccgtttctcgtcaaattaCCTAACCAATTGACAGGGTATATGATACTGTGCACGTTTCAAAATGCGCGTGATGCCATAAAATGATGTGGCATCTCACCTacgtcgaaaaagacgcgACACGGGCCGTCATAGCGTTTTAGAAGTATGGGTCAGCGATAGGCGAGTGAGGGTCAGGGCCAACGTACCCATGCCGACCCATGTGGACAGAACTCTGGACAACCACCGGAGACACCTAGACTAGACAGAAACTCACTTTCCAGAACTCAGTTGACGAGCTACAGTCTTTAGCCATTCTAGTTGCAGGCCACTTCCTGACACGTCAGCGACAACCTGCAGAAACTTCAGGGCACTTGATCACACGACAAACGCTCTTACGTTATAAACTCTGAACGAATTTAATAGGAAAATAATTCGCTGAAGCGATCTGAGCTGCACTGTTTGGTCTTCTTTgccgacgtcatcattcaGGAGTTCAGCCGAAGAGCAAAGTGCTTTCACAAACTGAAATTTCGATGACGGATTTTGATTTCTGCAAGCAAAAACACGTCAGTGAAAGGCTCTCTTAGATGACATTCGCACTTGGCAGCTTGTAGATAGGATTTGCATAAAACGGGAAGGATATCAAAGATagcctagagaaaaagaaggtaatcattaattaattttgaataaaAAACACGTACGTCAGGACAGTGCGAGAAAGCGTTTCTTGTAGCGGAAAAGAAGTGCCTGCAATAGGATGCTGATCCTTTTGCATCTTCTCTTTCGCTGCTTTCGATAGCCGATGAATAAACAGCCAGATGATTTCTGAGAAAGCAGGAATTCCCCGCTACATGTTGAGAGACTCGATTGACGGCTTACGCGTGAAAAAAACTGCTGCACAATATCGATTCCACTTGAGCCACAACGGATCGAGCAGTTGGAGCATCAGGTTGCAAGATGAGACGCCGTCTCAATCGAATGCACGGAATCATTAGTTGCTCGCACGCGTAGATAAATACCTAAAGACCGAGAAACCATCCATCCATTCGAGGCCCTCTTCCCGTCTCCGTCTTCATGCCTTCTTCAAATTGGCTTGTTTTCCCAGGATCTGCGTGTAAATGTTTAACACGGAATGTACGACGCTGATCATATTCTCATTTTGAATGCATGTGAGGAAAGTGAgtttcacgacgacgacagccaATGGAGCCTCGCAAAGAATAGCCTTCAATTTTAAAAACAACAGAGCCAGCCCACTTACAAATGCCTCGAATTTGGTGTCCATCAGTTGGGACAGAGAAGGATTGTCACAAAGCAGCTTGCAAACGTCGAGAGCAGGTCGCAAGTAGGCGAGCGAAACATCGTTCTCTTTCAACGCCTTTTCGACCAATTGAGTTAGAACCTACggaatcaatcaataaatcgaTTAATCAATTTACATATACATGCAGTTACGTGAATCGTCTTCTGCTTGACACTGTACTTGGACGGTTTTTCGTTCATTACGACTGATGATAGAGCATTTTCGTACAATTTCCACACAGCTGcctgatcgtcgtcgctcgtctgcTCGTGTCGCTCTCTTTTGGCACTGGCAGCCAGCTCCTCGCCCATCCAGTCGAGTAAGACCTGATACTTGTTGGGGAAAACAACTTCCGACGAACGCCAGGCGTAATGAGCGAGCTGAGCGCGAGATTTTAGCGATAGTCGCGTATTCCACAGAGACGCTCGCAAGCCTAATCTTGAAGCAGTTAGAAAAAGCGTATTCGTTGCAGAAACGTACCCCTCATCAGCTAAGAAGCACTTTTCGGCTTTTTGGAGGCAACGTGCTAGAAGTCAATATTTAGCGTCACGTGtttattgattcttagaCACAAGGTGTTTTATTGGGGAAAGGCTAGACCGACACAAGGAGGTAATGCATCGAACCTATTACTGCTCTTTAGTGAGGTCATTTTTAAAGGCTTGAATCGATCGGGTGATACGCACGCCgactgcttctttttctccggGCCGTGCCTGTCTCAGATGGACGCACTTGAGAAATAGTCCCTTGTCAAGATTGCCGACACATCTTGAAGATAGAAAAATGACTCGATAAAAACTTTATCAATGTACAATCTACCTGTACAATTTTCCGGGAGTCAGTTGAGGCAAGGGATGGTCCTAAATTACATCATACAAATTACAAAGAAAACTCAGTACAAGCACCGCTATACCATCTCCCAATATTGACATCTATATGAAAACAATGCAATAACTCGAAATAAAAGCCCAAACTCGTACCGTAGTGATCCAGTTTGATCTCTTATGGTGAAGATTTTTGACACGCCGTCTTCACCGTCTCTAATCAGCCCTTGCACGTAGCCTACAAGACAAAGTGCATCTTAATAAACTAGTGGCCCCTTTTCTCTTCCCATTGAACGCTTACCGAAGATTTCAATAAGTACTGTCGCGCTGCTTTCTTTCCAAAATTTCAATGACTCGACATTGGAACTGACCATATGAACTTGAGTGCCCTGACTCATTGGAGCAAACgcgtcttcctccttctcctttgtaGGAAGACCTTTTCTGCTGCCAGCATCACTCTCAATAGGCGGCCCATCAGACTGCTATAACGCAtatttgaaaaatcaatgacgGATACATACTGACTCACCCTACTATTCATATACTGATACATGGTTCTCTCTTTACGCTTTGGTAGATTTCCAGGATAAGAGCCAGATGGTCCACCACGCTTCATTGTCATTGCTGACTGCTGAGGTTCATAAGACGATATGCACATTTCCGATCTCTGAAATCCcggctcttcttccttgATGTCATCTTCATAAGGCATTCGCGACGAATAGCGAGAAGCGTGCGTGTGAGGCCCGGCTGACTTGCTTGCCGACGATCCTCCATATCCATAAGAGGACGAAGCTCCGCCCATGTGGTAGTGTGACTGAGCCGAAGTAAAGGGCAAGGGCGGGTCGGCTGGATCCAACACAAGATCATCTGAATCAAACCTAAAAATAAGtctaatttaaaaatttaataattaaaattaaaaatttaattttttcaccCGCTCTGGTTATGCGGCCAATTGAATTGCGGCCCGGCCATCTGGTTtttgaaattcgacgacgatgagaaaAACCATGGTGGGTTCATTCGCTGCTGTTGgttcgagtcgtcgtcgccgagtctTCTATTTCTGAAGTTTGGCGGTTGCTGCGTCGGTTGAGGCGGTGGAGGCTCGTTCGGATGAGCGATAACGGCCTGACGCTGCTTCTTCTTGCTGTTGAATATCGGAACGAAGGCTTTGTctgagagaaaacgacgttcggGCGACGGAATCGTGAATGAGAGAACCGTTGTGATTCTAAATTAAGCCTACTTGGTCGCTTGCTCATATTGAGAGTGCGTACGAGACGGCGGGGAGCTTGGCAATTGAAGAATCGCAAAACCAGTCATTTCGTCCGGATCCGGGGTGCCTAAGGTGACAACGCACGCTGTGATGGTGGGCGTGATGGTGTGGCggtaaattgaaaatttgcaTCTATCGTAGATATGACCACACAAACCAAACCATTAGCAGCATTATGCCTGTTAGTGCTACTGGAACGCCAGTCAATTCAAATAAACTTATCGTTGATCCGTAGTACTTGACACGACAGCAAGCCAGAGAGGACTCAGCAGAATTTAgttctacagaaaaaaagatataaAAAGCGTTGCGTCAGTGCCACCACCGACGTACCGTTGTGAAGTCTAATAGTCAACATTCGAACTCTTGTCACAAGATCAGAAACTTTACTGGTCACTTCAACGAGTCTGCATGATTTCACAGCGCCTTTTGCTACGTGTCATTTCTCTAACCGCTCTGGTTACCTGCTAAATTTCAGGTTGGAAATCAGCGTGTCAACTTTCTTGCGGAAATCTTCCAAGTCATCCCACAGCCGATCCACAAGTTGTTCGTTTCGATTGCTGCATagaagagagaagacgtGAGTACAAATAAGAGACGCGCTTTCACCAAACGAGCGTACCTGTCGACCATATGGTGATCACTTTCGTCTTCATGAAGATCGTGAATGTGAGTCTGTGAAATCAAAACTAAACACTGGAGTCTATATGGGGGCGCAACAAATGAAACGAACGGCTGAGAAATCTCTGAGGTGCTTTTCGGCGCCGGTAAGAGTATCGAAAATATGATGCAACTGACTGAGAATGCTGTTTCGCTGTGCCATAATCTCGTAATGTCGAGACAGCTGGCTCGTTCCAGAAAATGGAGTAAATGGGTGAAAGCTACGAGAAAGATATCCAGCTCGT contains:
- the LOC136187018 gene encoding spermatogenesis-associated protein 22-like isoform X2, whose translation is MSKRPNKAFVPIFNSKKKQRQAVIAHPNEPPPPQPTQQPPNFRNRRLGDDDSNQQQRMNPPWFFSSSSNFKNQMAGPQFNWPHNQSGFDSDDLVLDPADPPLPFTSAQSHYHMGGASSSYGYGGSSASKSAGPHTHASRYSSRMPYEDDIKEEEPGFQRSEMCISSYEPQQSAMTMKRGGPSGSYPGNLPKRKERTMYQYMNSRSDGPPIESDAGSRKGLPTKEKEEDAFAPMSQGTQVHMVSSNVESLKFWKESSATVLIEIFGYVQGLIRDGEDGVSKIFTIRDQTGSLRCQYWEMDHPLPQLTPGKLYRCVGNLDKGLFLKCVHLRQARPGEKEAVGVRITRSIQAFKNDLTKEQ
- the LOC136187018 gene encoding spermatogenesis-associated protein 22-like isoform X1 translates to MSKRPNKAFVPIFNSKKKQRQAVIAHPNEPPPPQPTQQPPNFRNRRLGDDDSNQQQRMNPPWFFSSSSNFKNQMAGPQFNWPHNQSGFDSDDLVLDPADPPLPFTSAQSHYHMGGASSSYGYGGSSASKSAGPHTHASRYSSRMPYEDDIKEEEPGFQRSEMCISSYEPQQSAMTMKRGGPSGSYPGNLPKRKERTMYQYMNSRQSDGPPIESDAGSRKGLPTKEKEEDAFAPMSQGTQVHMVSSNVESLKFWKESSATVLIEIFGYVQGLIRDGEDGVSKIFTIRDQTGSLRCQYWEMDHPLPQLTPGKLYRCVGNLDKGLFLKCVHLRQARPGEKEAVGVRITRSIQAFKNDLTKEQ